A window of Halobellus sp. LT62 contains these coding sequences:
- a CDS encoding ABC transporter permease produces MARRTLPFNYEDSFLLRNLVSGLSRMAEQKITLIPSIFLCSVIALGFVGPYIAPYGYQETIIRGGDIIKTAQPSLAHPLGTTSLGNDVLSRVIIGARPTVIAGLLGGGMAITIGMTIGITAGYVGGRVDSLLMRFTDMAYSMPFIPFALVMSAIFGIGFYTSILIIGIILWRGNARVLRSQVLQIKNRQFVKTAQATGASTPHIIVRHILPNVAPMAFLFFAIAIGLSIILQASLAFLGASNPFLPSWGVMLRNAYDSGFMARQLAWSMTPGLLIAFTVVSTFLLGRELESEDSEAAIAQG; encoded by the coding sequence ATGGCTAGGCGTACCTTACCATTCAACTATGAGGACAGTTTCCTCCTCCGGAATTTAGTTTCCGGCCTATCCAGAATGGCCGAGCAAAAAATAACGCTCATTCCGTCGATTTTCCTCTGTTCGGTGATCGCGCTCGGATTCGTTGGTCCCTACATCGCGCCCTATGGTTACCAAGAAACGATCATCAGGGGTGGAGACATCATCAAGACTGCCCAGCCGTCCCTGGCTCATCCTCTCGGAACGACTTCACTGGGCAACGACGTCTTATCCCGCGTCATCATCGGGGCGAGACCAACAGTTATTGCTGGTCTCTTGGGCGGAGGTATGGCTATTACAATCGGTATGACAATCGGAATTACCGCCGGCTACGTCGGCGGCCGCGTGGACAGTCTGCTGATGCGGTTCACAGATATGGCATACAGTATGCCGTTCATCCCGTTCGCACTTGTGATGTCGGCTATCTTCGGCATTGGATTTTACACGTCGATTCTCATTATCGGAATAATTCTCTGGCGAGGCAATGCCCGTGTCCTCCGCTCACAAGTCCTCCAAATCAAAAACCGACAGTTCGTCAAGACGGCCCAAGCGACCGGCGCGAGTACGCCGCATATCATCGTTCGCCATATTCTGCCAAACGTCGCACCGATGGCGTTCCTCTTTTTCGCTATTGCGATCGGGCTTTCTATCATTCTCCAGGCGAGTCTCGCATTCCTGGGCGCATCTAACCCGTTCTTGCCCTCGTGGGGGGTTATGCTGCGGAACGCCTACGATTCCGGATTTATGGCCAGACAGCTCGCGTGGTCTATGACGCCAGGACTCCTCATCGCCTTTACGGTCGTCTCGACGTTCCTGCTCGGACGCGAACTGGAATCTGAAGATAGCGAAGCAGCGATCGCACAGGGGTAG